In Astatotilapia calliptera chromosome 20, fAstCal1.2, whole genome shotgun sequence, one genomic interval encodes:
- the hnrnpa1b gene encoding heterogeneous nuclear ribonucleoprotein A1b — MSRESVPREPEQLRKLFIGGLSFETTDESLRAHFEQWGTLTDCVVMRDPNSKRSRGFGFVTYSSVQEVDAAMSARPHKVDGRVVEPKRAVSREDSNRPGAHITVKKIFVGGIKEDTEESHLRDYFQQFGKIEVIDIMTDRNTGKKRGFAFVTFDDHDSVDRIVIQKYHTINSHNCEVRKALTKQEMQSAGMGMGMRGGRNTGGRPYDYDRGFNQGGRGRYGDGPYNCNGGDGGYGGGPGGPGGYNGGNRGYNQGYNQGGGYGGNGYDSNGYGNCGGGGGGGGGGNNYNNMGHYDPQASNFGPMKGNFGGGGGGGRNFGGYGGSNNSGYGGRPGRF; from the exons ATGTCGAGAGAGAGT GTCCCACGTGAGCCAGAGCAGCTCCGCAAGCTGTTCATCGGAGGCTTGAGCTTCGAGACGACAGACGAAAGCCTGCGTGCTCATTTTGAGCAATGGGGGACTCTTACAGACTGCGTG GTCATGAGGGACCCCAACAGCAAGAGATCCAGGGGTTTTGGCTTTGTAACATATTCATCAGTGCAGGAAGTTGATGCTGCCATGTCAGCCCGTCCCCATAAGGTTGATGGAAGAGTGGTAGAACCGAAACGAGCTGTTTCCAGGGAG GACTCAAACCGACCAGGAGCCCACATAACTGTGAAAAAGATCTTTGTTGGAGGCATCAAAGAAGACACAGAGGAGTCACACCTGAGGGATTATTTCCAGCAGTTTGGCAAAATAGAGGTCATTGATATCATGACTGACCGCAACACTGGGAAGAAGAGGGGCTTTGCCTTTGTTACGTTTGACGACCACGATTCAGTTGATCGGATTGTCA TCCAGAAATACCACACTATCAACTCTCACAACTGTGAGGTGAGGAAGGCCCTCACAAAGCAGGAAATGCAGAGTGCAGGAATGGGTATGGGAATGAGAGGAGGTCGCAACACTGGTGGCAGGCCCTATGATTACGACCGGGGCTTCAATCAAG GTGGCAGGGGGCGATATGGAGATGGTCCTTACAATTGCAACGGGGGTGATGGTG GCTATGGAGGTGGACCTGGTGGTCCTGGTGGCTATAATGGAGGTAACCGTGGTTACAATCAGGGCTACAACCAGGGTGGTGGATATGGAGGAAACGGTTATGACAGCAATGGTTATG GCaattgtggtggtggtggtggaggcggCGGTGGCGGAAATAACTACAACAACATGGGCCACTACGACCCCCAGGCCTCTAACTTTGGCCCCATGAAGGGCAACTTTGGTGGTGGTGGCGGCGGCGGCAGGAACTTTG gTGGATACGGAGGCTCAAACAACAGCGGCTATGGTGGACGTCCAGGAcgattttaa
- the nfe2 gene encoding transcription factor NF-E2 45 kDa subunit yields MCSTANYVLPLRRPCEVAATSGKLCGGVPMPTNFPGVRSHGASQDTEMDVAWQELMAITELQEFEVPTENSYETTQYQTMEPMASVGEYGMAQPHSEPPAACELRTAEAYNGFYSEEVPTCHRLGTSTETMYGNSEPQLNQRILPISSHPQQSFVPLREQTNMSGVNQGHRRTNACLTQGLRGHMQWTVHGQNAHTRSGDDLESDSGLSLGSSPPLASPDNPVGGAPGYQSVDIGMAYSDGEPDSMTEHTRRSHLHYSADYQNHTHSYLHSGAHPSYFSAQPILSQPQPSTPTPRSMKHQGSAAALSDLYNDSAMSSRGSSHLNMYIKPQGSISTPPLSRDERRALALKIPFPMDKIINLPVDDFNELLTQYTLTDAQLALVRDIRRRGKNKVAAQNCRKRKLESIIHLERELNQLQAQREHLAQERLEFQRSLAFVKCRLTDLYTQVFSHLRDEDGQPYSIDEYSLQQTPDGKIYLVPHTMQKREPC; encoded by the exons ATGTGTTCCACAGCCAACTATGTTCTCCCTCTGAGGAGACCCTGTGAG GTAGCAGCCACATCAGGCAAGTTGTGTGGGGGAGTGCCCATGCCAACTAATTTCCCTGGAGTGAGATCTCATGGAGCTTCTCAAGACACAGAGATGGATGTGGCTTGGCAGGAGCTGATGGCCATCACAGAGCTGCAG GAGTTCGAAGTCCCTACTGAAAACTCCTATGAGACAACACAGTACCAAACCATGGAGCCCATGGCTTCTGTGGGAGAGTATGGGATGGCTCAGCCCCACTCGGAGCCCCCTGCTGCTTGTGAGCTGAGAACCGCTGAGGCTTACAATGGATTTTATTCCGAAGAGGTGCCTACCTGTCATCGTCTAGGCACCTCCACAGAAACAATGTATGGAAACTCTGAACCTCAGCTCAATCAGAGAATACTCCCGATCTCCTCTCACCCACAGCAATCTTTTGTGCCCCTTAGGGAGCAAACAAATATGTCAGGTGTCAATCAAGGGCACAGGAGAACCAATGCGTGTCTCACTCAGGGACTACGTGGGCACATGCAGTGGACTGTACATGGACAAAATGCACACACTCGCTCCGGTGATGACCTGGAGTCCGACTCTGGTCTGTCACTGGGTTCCAGTCCACCTTTGGCCTCTCCAGATAATCCTGTTGGTGGCGCACCAGGTTACCAAAGCGTAGACATAGGAATGGCATATAGTGATGGCGAACCAGACAGCATGACTGAGCACACAAGAAGATCCCACCTCCATTACTCAGCGGATTACCAGAATCATACTCACTCATATTTACACTCAGGTGCACATCCATCTTATTTTTCAGCCCAACCCATTTTATCTCAGCCACAGCCGAGTACTCCAACTCCTCGATCAATGAAACACCAGGGTTCAGCTGCAGCCTTGAGTGACCTATACAATGATTCTGCAATGTCCAGCAGAGGAAGCTCACACCTTAACATGTACATAAAACCCCAAGGAAGCATCTCTACCCCTCCCCTGAGCAGAGATGAGCGGCGGGCCTTAGCTTTGAAGATCCCCTTCCCCATGGATAAGATTATCAATCTACCTGTCGATGACTTCAATGAGCTCCTGACACAGTATACTCTGACAGATGCTCAACTAGCACTGGTCAGGGACATTAGACGAAGGGGGAAGAACAAGGTCGCAGCTCAGAACTGCAGGAAGAGGAAGCTTGAAAGCATAATTCACCTTGAAAGAGAACTGAATCAGCTCCAGGCCCAAAGGGAACACCTGGCACAAGAAAGGCTCGAGTTCCAGCGCAGCTTGGCATTCGTTAAATGTCGTCTTACAGATCTTTACACCCAAGTATTTTCTCATTTGCGAGATGAAGATGGACAACCATACTCGATAGATGAATATTCTTTACAGCAGACACCAGATGGTAAAATTTATCTGGTACCTCACACAATGCAGAAGAGAGAGCCATGCTGA
- the copz1 gene encoding coatomer subunit zeta-1: protein MDSPILEPSLYTVKAVLILDNDGDRLYAKYYDDTYPTVKEQKAFEKNIFNKTHRTDSEIALLEGLTVVYKSNIDLFFYVIGSSHENELMLMAVLNCLFDSLSQMLRKNVERRALLENMEGLFLAVDEIVDGGVILESDPQQVVHRVALRGDDVPLTEQTVTQVLQSAKEQIKWSLLR from the exons ATGGATTCTCCCATACTG GAACCGTCCTTATACACGGTCAAAGCTGTTCTCATTCTGGACAACGATGGAGACCGGCTTTACGCCAAG TATTATGATGACACGTACCCGACAGTGAAGGAGCAGAAGGCATTTGAGAAGAACATATTCAACAAAACGCACAGAACAGACA GTGAGATAGCACTACTTGAAGGCCTCACTGTCGTCTACAAGAGCAATATAGACCTTTTCTTTTACGTGATTGGAAGTTCACATGAAAATGAG CTCATGCTTATGGCTGTTCTAAATTGCCTTTTTGATTCGCTCAGTCAGATGTTGAG AAAAAATGTTGAGAGGAGAGCTTTGTTGGAGAATATGGAGGGACTCTTCTTGGCTGTGGATGAAATTGTAGATGGCGG GGTGATCTTAGAGAGCGACCCACAGCAGGTTGTGCATCGTGTGGCTCTTAGA GGTGATGATGTGCCTTTGACAGAGCAGACAGTCACCCAG gtACTTCAGTCTGCCAAAGAACAGATCAAGTGGTCCCTTCTGCGATAA